From one Mytilus edulis chromosome 1, xbMytEdul2.2, whole genome shotgun sequence genomic stretch:
- the LOC139486668 gene encoding uncharacterized protein, which produces MVLKVENVTKRVSEMEHSLEFLGAQYEAGRKEDADMKTDISDIKSYNEEIGVNFNRLTTDLNDLLERHLDLQTRSMRENLIFSGIQESSDNEESEETGEILKQFMIKELKLSNPIEFVRAHRFGRADKKPRPIVCRFKSFNDRELVRKNANVLKGKNYGISEQFPKEVNDRRKVLWPYFKEAKEQHKKAHFKRDRLFIDGKEFIPDDRTNHNMETDNNPANTRYEKQGAKPKHFPRKGPQKKKNGNGE; this is translated from the coding sequence ATGGTTTTAAAGGTAGAAAATGTAACAAAGCGAGTAAGTGAAATGGAACACAGCTTAGAATTCTTGGGTGCGCAATACGAGGCTGGCAGAAAAGAAGATGCTGATATGAAAACTGACATTTCAGACATTAAATCATATAACGAAGAGATTGGCGTAAACTTTAATCGATTGACTACAGACCTAAACGATCTACTCGAACGGCATCTAGATCTCCAAACACGTTCTATGAGAGAAAATCTTATATTCTCGGGAATTCAAGAATCTAGCGACAACGAAGAAAGCGAAGAGACGGGAGAAATCTTAAAACAATTCATGATAAAAGAACTTAAATTATCAAACCCGATTGAATTCGTCCGTGCGCACAGATTCGGTAGAGCAGACAAAAAACCTAGGCCAATAGTTTGCAGATTCAAATCGTTTAACGATAGAGAACTAGTTCGGAAAAATGCAAACGTACTTAAAGGGAAAAACTATGGGATTAGTGAACAATTCCCGAAAGAGGTAAACGACCGTCGCAAGGTACTATGGCCATACTTTAAAGAGGCAAAGGAACAACACAAGAAGGCACATTTTAAACGCGACAGACTATTCATAGATGGCAAAGAATTTATTCCTGACGACAGAACTAACCACAACATGGAAACCGATAACAACCCAGCAAACACAAGATACGAGAAACAAGGAGCCAAACCGAAGCATTTTCCCCGCAAAGGACCCCAAAAGAAGAAAAATGGTAACGGTGAATAG